A genomic window from Pecten maximus chromosome 6, xPecMax1.1, whole genome shotgun sequence includes:
- the LOC117328890 gene encoding uncharacterized protein LOC117328890: protein MSSEEVKDDLEVPSESIMDLRGKIDNLREVNLDLNANLEKRRNGLKEAGNKIQQMSSNMHQFQMTLAAIDTHVQDNRSRMLDLDRMNEELQREKNDINTELRFLSSKDAWAELASSRQQWDEEDLATEKRLTDWARSDLFAKLDDLDRAKRRYSDKVADTKKQWEMYKDEAWKGQMETKAYLDDIDGVNDQIVSRFKSLLKYGGQGLGDTERESITDTIRAIGIESELRAESEKCLDTQMFSLDIEEEIEQLLRHREQMWEQNASLMDEICSLQSQNQGETIIPLKHSNKHIDLPNRDVDHQRRHSEAEDSEGQEAEHIGGGISLHKCVKLTDLSRLYKEPEKLQPAMGEIFTAQDAQLDAEEDQLDMDSATGGHDEPPPPQEEDSENEEDEPEPDESPEQSQQSPVARGHHHHMENTCMSDLMVSKIRGRTLGSNVQTAHKDAETVTGHSLATTRRPSAFSFTPVQRSSRSKR, encoded by the exons ATGTCGTCCGAAGAGGTCAAGGACGATTTGGAGGTTCCTAGCGAGTCCATTATGGACCTCCGTGGCAAAATCGACAACCTCCGAGAAGTAAACCTTGACCTGAACGCTAACCTAGAAAAGCGTCGAAATGGGTTGAAGGAAGCTGGGAACAAGATACAACAGATGTCTAGCAATATGCATCAGTTCCAAATGACCTTGGCGGCCATAGACACACACGTGCAAGACAACAGAAGTCGGATGCTTGACCTTGACCGCATGAATGAAGAACTACAGCGAGAAAAGA ATGACATCAACACAGAACTACGCTTCCTGTCGTCCAAGGACGCATGGGCAGAACTTGCTTCGAGTCGGCAACAATGGGACGAGGAGGATTTGGCGACAGAGAAACGTCTCACTG ATTGGGCGCGAAGTGACCTCTTCGCAAAGCTGGACGATCTTGACAGGGCGAAGAGGCGATACTCTGACAAAGTGGCGGACACTAAAAAGCAGTGG GAGATGTATAAAGACGAAGCATGGAAGGGTCAGATGGAGACCAAGGCCTACCTTGACGATATTGATGGAGTCAACGACCAGATAGTCTCGCGGTTCAAAAGTCTCCTAAAATATGGTGGACAAG GTTTAGGTGACACAGAGAGGGAGAGTATCACTGACACCATCAGGGCCATAGGAATAGAATCCGAACTCCGCGCAGAATCCGAGAAG TGTCTAGATACTCAGATGTTCAGTTTGGACATTGAAGAGGAAATCGAGCAACTACTAAGACACCGGGAACAAATGTGGGAACAGAACGCCTCATTAATGGATGAAATATGTAGCCTGCAGTCTCAGAaccaaggggagacaatcatACCTCTGAAACATTCAAACAAACACATTGATCTCCCTAACAGGGACGTAGATCACCAGAGACGTCATAGCGAGGCCGAGGACAGCGAAGGGCAGGAGGCGGAACACATTGGAGGAGGGATTTCACTTCACAA GTGTGTGAAGCTAACTGACCTATCCCGCCTGTACAAGGAGCCAGAGAAATTACAGCCAGCCATGGGTGAGATTTTCACAGCTCAGGACGCACAGTTGGACGCCGAGGAGGACCAGTTGGATATGGATTCTGCTACTGGTGGGCATGACGAACCTCCCCCGCCACAGGAGGAGGATTCTGAGAATGAGGAAGATGAACCAGAACCTGACGAGAGCCCTGAGCAGTCGCAACAGTCACCTGTCGCTCGTGGACATCACCACCACATGgaaaatacat GTATGTCTGACCTAATGGTGTCTAAGATTCGAGGAAGGACGCTGGGATCCAACGTCCAGACAGCCCACAAGGACGCCGAGACTGTTACAGGACACAGCCTGGCAACAACACGTAGACCTTCCGCCTTCTCCTTCACTCCCGTACAGAGGAGCAGTCGCTCTAAACGTTAG